CAGTCACGCTACAgtaattttatactttatttaatctAGTATCTATACATGTATTGCGATGTCAGCATTTTTCTCACATTCTATATTGTAACAATCATTTTCCTTAAACAGTCTTTCAATCTCTCCAACATATATACACAGTTCCCTATTTATATCCCCTTTTAACgttgcaattaatttttcacttgTTAATTCCCCCTCTAGTTCGTCTCACCATTTGCTTCTTGCTTGTTGACctttttcacttattttccCTTTTATTTCCTCGCAGCTTAGTATATGCATTATACACTCGTAAATATATTTCGTTTTAATGATCTTGTAATTAACCCTAGCGGCAATATTGATCAATTCAAGGAGAATACAACGAAATATTATAATCTATATACGCTGTGATTCTAACATCTTGATTAAGATATCTACTTGGGAATCATCCGAAACGTCTAATTTCTTTAAATCGGTGTTAGTAAGATAgtcaaaaatcatttttgtaaaagttCTTGGTAgttgaatattattaaaaatagcaTATACTAAATCACTGACATtaagtaacaaattttttcgcCCTAATGCTCTTTTTAAACGATAAGCCACCATTCCACCGTATAGTGGGAAAATAGATTGAAAGTCCCaactcaaaataatattattaggAATGTGTTTTAAACCAGCAGCCAATTTGTATTCAGATTTATGCAATAAATCATACAATGTAAAACTACCAATCATTCTATGTTTCATCTGTTCAATTTCTTTCATACACTTCTCACGCACtggattatatttttttttattcactcgtGCTAAATTTTCGTCACTGACATATAACGAGGCCGCACTAAGTTTTACAACATAATGTTGTAATGTATCGAGAGCATCTTTTTCAATAACATGAAATCGATCAAATACCGTTTCAccacaattgttttttaaattaatatcaacgCCAGCATCAAGAAgatgatttataataataatgctgCAACCGTACTCAACTCCGTCGTGAAGAACTGAATTTCCATCGTTGGACACTATATTTACATCAATGGTAGGATCAGATAACAATAATTCCactacttttaaatttttggttgaAACGGCAACATGTAGAGAAATGTCTTGTCCAAATTGATAATCAGTTGAATCTTTAATATCTGCGCCATACGCAAGAAGAAGCTTCACAATTTCCAAGTTTTCTTCTCTGATAGCAACGTCAAGTGGTTTACCATAAGGAACAACATCAATATTAAGATCAGCATTATTTTGCAAGAGCAGCTCTACCATTCCTTCATTTCCCTTCTCAATAGCCAGATGTAATGGTGGTTGGATAAATTCagatttattattagttaaCACAGCATTAACATCTGcaccatttttaattaaaaattcagcaATGTCTTTGTTGTTTTGCTCAACCGCTAATTGTAAGGGTGTGTAGTAAGTGGCATTAAGTAATTGAGTATTAACGCCTGCTCCATAGTTGATTAAGCTCTCAGTTATTGCCAGATTTTCTTCCATAACAGCTATATGGAGAGCTGTACCCCAGAAttcactttttaaatttacatctgCCTGCTTCTGGAGCAGATAATCGACCAATTTCTTATCATTATTCATAGCTGCTATATGAAGACAAGTTGCTCCACTTATAAACTCATGCACTGTATTAATGTCTTTGATAATTCCTTGTTCCATCATATTGTAAACGTACTCGTAGTTGAACATTGCACGATGGACATCCATTGTAATGAATTTGATATACTTAAGAATAACcgatttttaacaaatgaacTTTAAAGTAAATGAAGTTTCACACTAAACTATTAAAGTAACTGTTGACGTGGTAATAATTCAACTTTAAATTATTGGTCAACGttgattataattttgtagTCTTAAGACGAGAGTAACTGTACCACTGCTGTACCACTGATAGTCTCAAGATCAGAAATAATTCTAAATGATGGTCTATGGTACCTTCGAATCCTTCGAATTTAGCATAGAATCCCCACCACTTCGATTTTTCAGTTGTTACCCCCTCCCCTTACTTTGGCTGTCTAATGACAATAGTTACAGTTCATACTTTtgggataattatttttctccgCATACGGCTGAATGTCCACTTCGTAATTACAGcggaaataatgttttaaagATTCTCTAGATTTTCTAAGATAATACTAATGATTTATGACTTAAGTTTAGGGGtcgttaaatatatatggggcattccacgccaaatcgactacttttgaacccgacccctttaatttgactgaaaattttttctctttttctaccccatcaaaaacgtttctcataattttttcaaattttttcacccaaccgaaaaaaagttataaaaatttttgaaaaaaatggctttttttattttaaatagctatagctttttcaaaattcgaccgattgggacgtttttttttttcaaaattttttttattaaatgtactttttgaaaaaaaatacaaaaaaattattgcaacctatcttcattgtttttttgtagatttttataaaaaataaaaaatttttcgatgtttaccatttttgatttttgatttttttttttttacatgaaactttaaatttttctgcaGATCCTCAAATTTCTTCGAAgtgatgttttttcgatttatatttttttttttccaattgaaaaaaaaaattttttacaactagccttatttctcataacaccatgcttaaaatttttgagagtgctCAGAAAACTTTCTAATttggaaaaaagaaaatggaacaataaatttaaatggtaatcctcgaaataatttgaattttgttcgaaaaatcaagtttaaaaataggaccttctgaataatttttttgtatttttttctgaaaactacatttaaaaacaaagaaaattaaaaaaaaaagttctcgtttggtccatttttggacagatgctggcaattcaaaaaaattccttctacactcattgttttatggttaaaagaattttttttttatttcaattggaaaaaaaaaatataaatcgaaaaaacatcactctgaaaaaattttaggatctgcagaaaaagtcaaagtaaaaaaaaaaaaaaaaaaaaaatccaaaatccaaaatagtaaacatcgaaaaatttttgattttttataaaaatctacaaaaaaacaatgaaataggttgtaataatttttttgtattttttttcaaaaagtacattcagaaacaaaaattttgaaaaaaaaaaaaaacgccccaatcagtcgaattttgaaaaagttatagctatttaaaattaaaaaagccattttttttcaaaaattgataactttttttcggttgggtgaaaaaattatgagaaacgtttttgatggggtagaaaaagagaaaaaattttcagccaaattaaaggggtttgggttcaaaagtggtcgatttggcgtggaatgccccatatgtACTATTGCatggaaaaaagaaaataggaataattacagtataaaatgtaaaaacaaGCCCTTCGATCTCAAAACTATAAGAATTAAATTGCAAACTCGAATTTCTACATCTtacacattaaaaaaatttttgcaatttataagcagtatattttacatttttaaaatgtacatGTATGATTGTTCttcaataaatgaaattttcttgctttaaaaatcatttattcgtcttaaaaactataaaaattaccatttgCCAGAAATGTAACAATTAAAGTgtcgaattatttaatttatcaactgTTACGtccgattaatttttataattttcaaaataattttttttattcatataaaatttttataaaacacaaTGAGTCAAGTGAACATGAAAACATCTCTtaacaagaaaaatatatcttagaagTTTTGGGCCCGAGGAACAAAAGAAAACGCTCGCTCTCTTCTGGCTGCAATCATCAAAGTATGAACAAGTTTTCTTTAcaatgaagaaaaagaaaaggaaAAGAGTTAGTTCCCTCAAGTAATTATAAAGGTCCGTAGGCCATCTGGAAATACTTTCCTTAGAAAATAACCGAAAATATGTATTAACAAAAGCGTACTTAGAATatgtaagaaataaataaattttaaaatgaaattttatagtagtcgtttttaaataaacgaagTAATCTTTACACAATCTTAATCccttacttttattttaagtgcACTTTTGTAGAAACATTTCGGTATCACAGAACAAATAGCCAAACGAGATTTTAATGACAAAATAGtcattgagaaaataaaactaaaataaatcatttttaaacgAGATACTTTTAACTAAAAggctatttaattttaacaaacaaatattaaaataaacaatttttaaacgaaataattctaattaaaagaatactcaacaaataataaatgttaattcAATAAACAATCTTAAACGAAAGAATatccaataaataatagtttttgCCGAAAgaatattcaataataaaaatttataataaataaataatttttaaatgaaataataatccTGTTTATATAAACgaaataagttaaataaataaaattcataagtgAATAGGCAACCGGCCATTCTACAATAAGTTATTTGACAGCACTTATAACAGGAAAGAATACTATTTTACTTGATCttcaagtttaaatatttttaaacttactcTTGATCGTCAGATATAatagaatttgaaataaaaaaattattcatagtTGAGACATttaggaataaaatttttttaataattttcagtttaaacagagaatttaaaattaaaacaacacTAATCCGATGTTCggaattaaaagttttttatttaatttttgattcgtgaatagaaaattaaaaaacaaaatgtaattttttaatccccTTTAGCTAtggctaattaaaatttttgatttactTTTCAATTCTTAAATATGGAATTAGAGAttagaaagaaattttttaatctggttttccgaaatgaaattttttatttcatgttttatttaaaaactaagcCATCACATTTTAACGCTACTTtacgaattgaaaatttgaaatttaatttttaattcaaaaatgttggattgaaaattaaaaaattatttttaattcaaagatattggattaaaaattgaaaaattattattatttcagagatattagattaaaaatttaaaaatttattttcaatttaaaaatattgaattaaaaattaaaaaaccatttttaatttgttgtttttggattatgaaatatgaaaaataatttaattgaagcactaatgcaattataaatttaatgcgcTATTCGCAACTCTGGACAGCAATGAAGTCAATGAATTTATTCCACTTACAGTTATGAAATTACTTGAAGCTGAATTTATCACTCAAGAAAATGATGTCGATGAAATACTCATCCGTGAAGTTGTCAATAATGAACCTATTGGACCGTATATTAATGAAACTTATTGTGATGCTGCTGACTTGAAGCCAAGCCAAAGAAGTAGCTAAGAATAATAATCGATTTAGTCGTAGTGCAAGCCAACAACTCATGTCGTCAACAAATTATGCGCCATTTAAACGAAAGTGGAGTGCCCGTTATCAATTTATCTGTTAAAGAAGGCGTTATTGTCACATGGttgataaatacaaataatttttactgtcaacttCTTCGTACTTCAAAGGTTTTCCGGACAATGATGAAtgaaattcaagaaatttacGCTCGACGTCAGCTTGCTCAAGATAATATTGCCATTGGGTCATCCGTCAttgctgttgttgctgctgatggtgcacacagaaaaaaatgaactatataaattgaaaacgacaagtaatataatgataaagtgatcagtaaatactatcattttaaatagtaattttttcgtttatgattaaaacatgaataattacaagatatgtatgaaaatttattgtctatgcaagaaaaattattatttgaactttaaaaaacgtAACTAATACTgagaaaattgacgacacgtattataaaatttaatatttttaatgttaaaatttcCCATATTGACACCCGGGTTctgggttataatttcaaacactaatttttaaagtttatttttttccttgtactgttatggtaatgattacttggaattatgggatataggcccaaactttctgggaaaagttTTCTtaagtatgggaactattcccatcattatggtaacagttcccatGTCGCATGTGAAAgagttatggtaatgattatggtaaccgtacacggaaagaaaattatggcagcggttcccataattttgtgaaattttttcctataccatcataggaattacgaccataaattatgggagcggttcctataattataggaatgtttcccataattataggaatagttcctataattatgggaatgatacccataacactataggaatgattcctataattataggaatggttcctataatttatataggAATACtgtctataatattatgggaatcattcctataatttatgggaatggttcctataatttataggaactattcccataaattataggaaccattcccataatattatgggaatggttcctataatagtatgggaactattcccataatattatgggaatgattcctataatgcaattggaatggttcctataccattatgggaatcattcccataatattatgggaatagttcccatactattataagaaccattcctataatattatgggaatggttcccatattatcatgaaaaaattattttaaagaagtgtgataatcacttctacaatacacagaaatattattaaacataaaaacaaaaattcaaacattgaaaaaaaaaatcgtatttggcaaaaaaacattaaaatttttaacaagaattttttgtcagcacaaaacattcaagaaaattcaaattttgggaaatttctacactattgtgcaaacagaaatttttatgatattatagggatggttcccataacattatgggaatagttcccataatattataggaatagttcctataccaatatgggaaccattcccataatagtatgggaaccattcccataatagtatgggaatgattcctatatcattatgggaaccattcccataatggtatgggaactattcccatactattatggggatggttcccataatatatgggaaccattcctatagtagtataggtaccattcccataccattatgggaaccattcccataatgcatagcaatacttcccataattttctttccgtgtaccatcatattatagtaaccatttccataatgttatggtaacggttaccataatattatgataacgattactataatattatagtaatgataactataataTAGATGGGTACCGTTCCTATaatcaacatttcaaaaaaatcgattaccATGCACTACCATgcggaaccattcccataatgtattgtaattgttaccatgaatttctctccgtgtactagGAATTTTTCCATTCCTTCGAATTTTTTCACAGATTATAGGAAttgccaaaaaattataattctaaaaataaaaataaataaataaatattaaaataaattgcgaCGATTATGACCTTATTATGTACTCacgtttataaatttacatataaattCGTATGTAATCAATCTGTAATTGAAATTGCCATTTGGCCtgtcccgggaaaaaatgatcaggcctgaccatgcctgttcatgtatgatcaggcctgaaattagacctgatcatgcctgttcatgtatggtCAGGCCTGACATTAGACaagatcaggcctgatcatacctgtccatgcctgttcatgtctgaagcttTAAATACGTTCAGGCCtaatcatgtctgttcatgcatgTTCAGGCCTgaccatgtctgttcatgtctgaagcgttatatgcgttcaggcctgatcaaacctgtccatgcctgtccatgtctgttcatgcctgaccatgtctgttcatgcctgaccatgtctgttcatgtctgaagcgttatatgcgttcaggcctgatcatacctgtccatgtctgttcatgtctgaagcgttgaataagctcaggcctgatcaggcctgctCATGCCTGgttatgtctgttcatgtctgttcatagatataaaatttttttgaccaagaatctatcacgtataacccgggaaaaaaggatcagacctgatcagacatgaacaggcatgagtcttaaGACTTTCAGTACTTGAAGTTCGTACGAGACCTACTTTTCATCTCCATCTCTTAGGTCAACAGGTAACGAGGCGAACTTTCaagcgcaaggtccacggttcgaatcctagac
This genomic interval from Microplitis mediator isolate UGA2020A chromosome 2, iyMicMedi2.1, whole genome shotgun sequence contains the following:
- the LOC130663219 gene encoding putative ankyrin repeat protein RF_0381, translated to MDVHRAMFNYEYVYNMMEQGIIKDINTVHEFISGATCLHIAAMNNDKKLVDYLLQKQADVNLKSEFWGTALHIAVMEENLAITESLINYGAGVNTQLLNATYYTPLQLAVEQNNKDIAEFLIKNGADVNAVLTNNKSEFIQPPLHLAIEKGNEGMVELLLQNNADLNIDVVPYGKPLDVAIREENLEIVKLLLAYGADIKDSTDYQFGQDISLHVAVSTKNLKVVELLLSDPTIDVNIVSNDGNSVLHDGVEYGCSIIIINHLLDAGVDINLKNNCGETVFDRFHVIEKDALDTLQHYVVKLSAASLYVSDENLARVNKKKYNPVREKCMKEIEQMKHRMIGSFTLYDLLHKSEYKLAAGLKHIPNNIILSWDFQSIFPLYGGMVAYRLKRALGRKNLLLNVSDLVYAIFNNIQLPRTFTKMIFDYLTNTDLKKLDVSDDSQVDILIKMLESQRI